A stretch of the Streptosporangium sp. NBC_01755 genome encodes the following:
- a CDS encoding response regulator transcription factor: MSLRVVIAEDLYLLRDGLVHLLQAHDFEVVAAVESGPELLKALIELQPDVAVVDVRLPPTFTDEGLQAALAARGAVPGLPVLVLSQHVEQLYARELLADGSGAVGYLLKDRVFNSEQFVDAVRRVAAGGTAMDPEVIAKLLASTVRHQPLGALTPREREVLELMAEGRSNAAISQRLFLSESAVGKHTAGIFAKLDLAPSDDDNRRVLAVLTYLNAARG; the protein is encoded by the coding sequence ATGAGTCTCCGAGTCGTTATCGCCGAGGACCTGTACCTCCTGCGAGACGGTCTGGTCCACCTGCTCCAGGCGCATGACTTCGAGGTCGTGGCAGCGGTCGAGTCCGGGCCCGAACTGCTGAAGGCGCTGATCGAGCTCCAGCCCGACGTGGCGGTGGTCGACGTGCGCCTCCCGCCCACCTTCACCGACGAGGGGCTCCAGGCCGCGCTGGCGGCGCGCGGGGCCGTCCCCGGTCTGCCGGTGCTCGTCCTGTCCCAGCACGTCGAGCAGCTGTACGCGCGCGAGCTCCTGGCCGACGGCTCGGGAGCGGTCGGCTACCTCCTCAAGGACCGGGTCTTCAACTCCGAGCAGTTCGTCGACGCGGTCCGCCGGGTCGCCGCGGGAGGCACCGCGATGGACCCGGAGGTGATCGCCAAGCTGCTGGCCAGCACTGTCCGCCACCAGCCGCTCGGCGCGCTGACCCCGCGCGAGCGCGAGGTGCTGGAGCTGATGGCCGAGGGCCGCTCCAACGCGGCCATCTCCCAACGCCTGTTCCTCAGCGAGAGCGCGGTCGGCAAGCACACGGCCGGCATCTTCGCCAAGCTCGACCTTGCCCCCTCCGACGACGACAACCGTCGTGTGCTCGCCGTCCTGACCTATCTCAACGCCGCCCGAGGCTGA
- a CDS encoding PH domain-containing protein — protein MRLVTHGDSAPSSVNRYLLPHEHQVIMVRRHPAVLLRAVAEVFGGLILAGLLSKWFGDQGGGGVLVIVWWAWLLLLIRFVWKVAEWSVDYFVVTSKRMLLTTGLITRKVDMMPLGKVTDMSFQRSILGRMLGYGEFVLESAGQDQALSRVNYIPYPETLYLEVCQMLFPGGNDSDD, from the coding sequence ATGAGGCTCGTGACCCACGGGGACTCGGCTCCCTCGTCGGTCAACCGCTACCTACTCCCCCACGAACACCAGGTCATCATGGTGCGGCGCCACCCAGCCGTGCTGCTTCGCGCGGTCGCCGAGGTTTTCGGCGGCCTGATCCTCGCCGGACTGCTGAGCAAGTGGTTCGGCGACCAGGGCGGCGGCGGGGTGCTCGTCATCGTCTGGTGGGCCTGGCTGCTGTTGCTGATCCGCTTCGTCTGGAAGGTCGCGGAGTGGTCGGTCGACTACTTCGTCGTCACCTCCAAGCGCATGCTGCTCACCACCGGCTTGATCACCCGCAAGGTCGACATGATGCCGCTCGGCAAAGTGACCGACATGAGCTTCCAGCGCTCGATCCTCGGCCGCATGTTGGGCTACGGCGAGTTCGTCCTGGAGTCGGCCGGTCAGGACCAGGCTCTGTCGAGGGTTAATTACATCCCGTACCCGGAGACCCTCTACCTGGAGGTCTGCCAGATGCTCTTCCCAGGGGGCAATGATTCGGATGATTAG
- a CDS encoding helix-turn-helix domain-containing protein, translated as MPSQGTIGDRVRRLRLSRRMSQAQLAGPDLSDSYVSLIESGKRTPTPVVARLLAERLGCTTEFLLHGIEPRQRIDTELGLRHAELELLHGDPSVAADRFGEIVKVAGEENVMLAAHARLGRARALEAQGRVGPALEAFERLRREAAAHPERLADLPLTVALSRCYQRAGDIPRSRDLAAHALSEVNRLPLSQGEIAVELAASLMEAEAPLGPGSQSMSYVRHVLSANGVPTAVNRIAEIHALWQASVTASNGEDSALAVRLADDAIATGRPARMASQLALIAMDWARLAASTGDGSLDEAHELATGASEVFAALPERIHEYVRSIVVLAQVRLATGDVQGAAGLARTALDLPGGQAGAIGATAQLVLARIALADGRSGVMTVLNTARQLLNGVRYELSGPDRKAARVWRDLGDLYGQVGARDDQTSAYRRALETAGVRDALVGVTVDSALVR; from the coding sequence ATGCCGAGTCAGGGAACCATCGGTGACCGCGTCCGCAGGCTGCGACTGAGTAGGCGCATGTCCCAGGCCCAGCTGGCAGGACCCGACCTTTCCGACAGCTACGTCTCCCTCATCGAGTCCGGCAAGCGGACGCCGACCCCCGTGGTCGCCCGTCTGCTGGCCGAGCGACTGGGGTGCACCACCGAGTTCCTGCTGCATGGGATCGAGCCACGCCAGCGCATCGACACCGAGCTTGGTCTGCGCCACGCGGAGTTGGAGCTCCTCCACGGCGACCCGTCCGTCGCGGCGGATCGTTTCGGTGAGATCGTCAAGGTCGCCGGCGAGGAGAACGTGATGCTGGCCGCGCACGCGCGGCTCGGCCGTGCACGCGCACTGGAGGCCCAGGGCAGGGTCGGTCCGGCGCTGGAGGCGTTCGAGCGACTCCGCCGTGAGGCGGCCGCCCACCCCGAGCGCCTGGCCGACCTGCCGCTGACGGTGGCGCTGAGCCGCTGCTACCAGCGTGCCGGAGACATCCCTCGCTCTCGCGACCTGGCCGCCCACGCGCTCAGCGAGGTCAACCGGCTGCCCCTGTCGCAGGGCGAGATCGCCGTCGAACTGGCCGCCTCCCTGATGGAGGCCGAAGCCCCCCTCGGGCCCGGCTCACAGAGCATGTCCTACGTCCGGCACGTCCTGTCGGCCAATGGCGTCCCCACCGCGGTCAACCGCATCGCGGAGATCCACGCCCTCTGGCAGGCGAGCGTCACCGCCTCCAACGGCGAGGACTCGGCGCTGGCCGTCCGCCTCGCCGACGACGCGATCGCGACCGGACGCCCGGCACGGATGGCGTCGCAACTCGCCCTCATCGCGATGGACTGGGCACGTCTCGCCGCCTCCACGGGCGACGGGTCACTCGATGAGGCCCACGAGCTCGCGACCGGCGCCAGCGAGGTCTTCGCGGCGCTCCCCGAGCGCATCCACGAGTACGTCAGGAGCATCGTCGTACTCGCCCAGGTCCGGCTGGCGACCGGCGACGTTCAGGGTGCGGCGGGTCTGGCCAGAACCGCCCTCGATCTGCCGGGCGGCCAGGCGGGCGCCATCGGGGCGACCGCGCAGCTGGTTCTCGCCCGGATCGCGCTGGCCGACGGCCGAAGCGGCGTCATGACCGTCCTGAACACCGCCAGACAGTTGCTGAACGGCGTCCGGTACGAGCTTTCCGGTCCCGACCGGAAGGCCGCGCGAGTCTGGCGTGACCTCGGGGACCTGTACGGCCAGGTCGGTGCACGTGATGACCAGACCAGCGCGTATCGTAGGGCTCTCGAAACCGCTGGCGTGCGTGATGCGCTGGTGGGCGTGACCGTCGACTCGGCTCTGGTCCGGTAA
- the dnaN gene encoding DNA polymerase III subunit beta — protein MKFRVNRDVLADAVAWVARVLPSRPAIPVLSGLLLEADDDLVLSVFDYDVSARVSIEAVVAEPGRALIPGRILAEITRSLPGDVVEVATSGSEAVLTCDSAEFGLLTMPVDDFPSLPKMPPKIGAVGGGIFAAAVGQVAPAASRDETLPMLTGIRVDISGDDVTMAATDRYRIAAREFGWRPERPGTTAAAMVPARVLVEVAKSMRGGEVSVALGDGIAGFESVGRSTTVRLLDEQFIDYRARLTDDWSIRADLRVAPFIDAIKRVALVAERNTAVRLSFGQGQVLIQAGGGDIGRGTEVVAAELSGDDIQIAFQSHFLLDGLSGVETEFVRLNMESPSRPALITEVPGGADPTFRYLVMSLRLT, from the coding sequence GTGAAGTTCCGGGTGAACCGTGATGTCCTGGCCGACGCGGTGGCCTGGGTGGCCCGGGTGCTGCCGAGCCGACCGGCCATTCCCGTGCTCTCCGGCCTGCTTCTGGAGGCCGACGACGATCTCGTGCTGTCGGTCTTCGACTACGATGTCTCCGCTCGCGTTTCGATCGAGGCCGTCGTGGCGGAGCCCGGCAGGGCACTGATTCCGGGCCGGATTCTCGCGGAGATCACCCGCAGCCTGCCCGGCGACGTGGTGGAGGTCGCCACCAGCGGTTCCGAGGCGGTTCTGACCTGCGACAGCGCGGAGTTCGGCCTGTTGACCATGCCGGTTGACGATTTTCCCTCCCTCCCCAAGATGCCGCCCAAGATCGGTGCTGTCGGCGGTGGGATCTTTGCGGCCGCGGTCGGCCAGGTGGCTCCGGCGGCCAGCCGCGACGAGACCCTCCCCATGCTGACCGGCATCCGGGTCGACATCTCCGGCGACGACGTGACCATGGCCGCCACCGACCGCTACCGCATCGCGGCCAGGGAGTTCGGCTGGCGCCCCGAGCGGCCGGGTACCACGGCCGCCGCCATGGTGCCCGCGCGGGTGCTCGTCGAGGTGGCCAAATCGATGCGCGGTGGCGAGGTGTCCGTGGCGCTGGGCGACGGCATCGCCGGTTTCGAGAGCGTGGGCAGGTCAACCACCGTCCGCCTGCTCGACGAGCAGTTCATCGACTACCGCGCGCGGCTGACCGACGACTGGTCGATCAGGGCCGATCTGCGGGTGGCCCCGTTCATCGACGCGATCAAGCGGGTCGCGCTGGTCGCCGAGCGCAACACCGCGGTCCGGCTCTCCTTCGGTCAGGGGCAGGTTCTCATCCAGGCGGGTGGCGGCGACATCGGCCGCGGCACCGAGGTCGTCGCCGCGGAGCTGTCCGGCGACGACATTCAGATCGCCTTCCAGTCCCACTTCCTGCTCGACGGCCTGAGCGGTGTCGAGACCGAGTTCGTCCGGCTCAACATGGAGTCGCCGAGTCGCCCGGCCCTCATCACCGAGGTTCCCGGCGGTGCCGACCCCACTTTTCGCTACCTCGTGATGTCCCTGCGCCTGACCTGA
- a CDS encoding FadR/GntR family transcriptional regulator produces the protein MSLRTAQRASLVDQVIDQLREQITSNSWQMHAKIPTETVLAEQLGVGRNTVREAVRALTHAGLLECRQGDGTYVRATSELSGAMLRRLRSAEQLEILEVRRALEVEAARLAATRRTDADIVAIEAALAERDHAWELGEPNAFVEADLAFHIAVVRATHNLVLIELYEDFSAALRASITAAGTSLSSTLNTTYIPHDAIARAISAGDAAAAEHAGHACMEHILIALTDEGLSA, from the coding sequence GTGAGTCTGCGTACGGCGCAGCGAGCATCCCTCGTCGACCAAGTGATCGATCAACTCAGGGAGCAGATCACTTCTAACTCCTGGCAGATGCACGCGAAGATCCCTACCGAGACCGTGCTCGCCGAACAGCTCGGGGTCGGTCGCAACACCGTGCGCGAAGCGGTGCGGGCGCTCACACACGCCGGCCTGCTGGAGTGCCGCCAGGGTGACGGGACCTACGTTCGCGCCACGAGCGAGCTCTCCGGGGCCATGCTGCGGCGGCTACGCTCCGCCGAGCAGCTTGAGATCCTGGAGGTGCGGCGTGCGCTGGAGGTGGAGGCCGCCAGGCTCGCCGCCACCAGGCGCACCGACGCCGACATCGTCGCAATCGAGGCGGCGCTGGCCGAGCGGGATCATGCCTGGGAACTGGGCGAACCCAACGCGTTCGTCGAGGCCGACCTGGCCTTCCACATCGCGGTGGTCCGTGCCACCCACAACCTGGTGCTGATCGAGCTCTACGAGGACTTCTCGGCGGCGCTGCGTGCCAGCATCACCGCCGCGGGCACCTCGCTGAGCAGCACCCTGAACACCACCTACATCCCGCACGACGCCATCGCCCGCGCCATTTCCGCCGGTGACGCCGCCGCCGCCGAACACGCGGGACACGCGTGCATGGAGCACATCCTGATCGCCCTGACGGATGAGGGTCTCTCCGCCTGA
- a CDS encoding sensor histidine kinase, translating to MRTYAVAVGRALALGAMALADAVLVALTLVAFVLTFGLGMVFMFPSLVQLIRHRTALARRLTGRWLGTAVQAPYLPPPLPSRPQPDGWYRYERQLYKTPRWPDWNNRWKWMMGDPATWRDGVWLFLNPVIGAALLLLPLSLAGGAVLASRFAVPVTVPLALGCAAAVALVATPRLLRGYAWWNCLLLSPTAKSVLAARIQRLDQARLATVDSQSAELRRIERDLHDGAQARLVAMGMTLGAVEELMDKDPAAAKALLGKVREASSAALVELRDLVRGIHPPVLAERGLGDAVRALALDSPLKVTVTVDLDTRPDSPVESATYFSISELLTNAARHGGAERAWIDISGNDHALRVVVTDDGSGGADPSLGSGLRGIERRLAAFDGVLAVSSPRGGPTTATFDLPNALAEKRTDSKSLPRGKAIIVGICWGLGWLPLFPQGLVTMVMKLIDTEHLSWFLALYLPEPVQWPLIVFNILLGLSMYAAGMLIPVMHSRRQRLAEVGPARLWLGR from the coding sequence ATGAGAACGTACGCGGTGGCGGTCGGCAGGGCACTGGCTCTGGGAGCGATGGCGCTGGCGGACGCCGTGCTGGTGGCGCTGACCCTGGTCGCGTTCGTGCTGACGTTCGGGCTGGGGATGGTCTTCATGTTCCCCTCGCTGGTCCAGCTGATCAGGCACCGTACGGCGCTCGCCAGAAGGTTGACCGGCAGGTGGCTCGGGACCGCGGTGCAGGCTCCCTACCTGCCGCCGCCACTGCCGTCTCGGCCCCAGCCCGACGGCTGGTACCGCTACGAGCGCCAGCTCTACAAGACGCCGCGCTGGCCCGACTGGAACAACCGCTGGAAGTGGATGATGGGCGACCCGGCCACCTGGCGGGACGGGGTCTGGCTGTTCCTCAATCCGGTGATCGGTGCCGCTCTGTTGCTGCTACCCCTCAGCCTGGCGGGAGGCGCCGTCCTGGCGTCCCGGTTCGCCGTCCCGGTGACCGTGCCCCTGGCTCTGGGATGCGCCGCCGCCGTCGCACTGGTCGCGACGCCCCGCCTGCTGCGGGGGTACGCGTGGTGGAACTGCCTGCTGCTCTCTCCCACCGCCAAGTCCGTGCTCGCGGCGCGGATCCAGCGGCTCGACCAGGCGCGCCTGGCGACCGTCGACTCCCAGTCGGCCGAGCTGCGGCGGATCGAGCGTGACCTGCACGACGGCGCGCAGGCGAGGCTCGTCGCGATGGGCATGACGCTGGGCGCGGTCGAGGAGCTGATGGACAAGGACCCGGCCGCGGCCAAGGCCCTGCTCGGCAAGGTCAGGGAGGCATCCTCCGCCGCGCTCGTCGAGCTGCGCGACCTGGTCAGGGGCATCCACCCGCCGGTCCTGGCCGAGCGTGGCCTCGGCGACGCGGTGCGCGCTCTGGCGCTGGACAGCCCGTTGAAGGTCACGGTCACCGTGGACCTGGACACCCGCCCGGACTCGCCCGTCGAGTCGGCCACCTACTTCTCGATCAGCGAGCTGCTCACCAACGCGGCCCGTCACGGTGGCGCCGAGCGGGCATGGATCGACATCAGCGGCAATGACCACGCGCTGCGGGTCGTGGTCACCGACGACGGTTCCGGGGGGGCCGACCCCTCCCTGGGCAGCGGCCTGCGAGGCATCGAGCGCAGGCTGGCGGCCTTCGACGGGGTGCTCGCGGTCAGCAGCCCGCGCGGTGGCCCGACCACGGCCACGTTCGACCTGCCCAACGCGCTCGCCGAGAAACGCACCGACAGCAAGTCCCTGCCCCGTGGAAAGGCCATCATCGTCGGGATCTGCTGGGGGCTCGGCTGGCTCCCGCTCTTCCCGCAGGGGCTGGTGACGATGGTCATGAAGCTCATCGACACCGAGCACCTCAGCTGGTTCCTCGCGCTCTACCTGCCCGAGCCCGTGCAGTGGCCGCTGATCGTCTTCAATATCCTGCTGGGCCTGTCCATGTACGCCGCGGGCATGCTCATCCCCGTGATGCACTCCCGCCGGCAACGGTTGGCGGAGGTCGGGCCGGCCCGCCTATGGTTGGGCCGATGA
- the upp gene encoding uracil phosphoribosyltransferase, translating to METLVVDHPLVAHKLTVLRDASTDSPTFRRLADELVTLLAYEATRHVRVTEWSVQTPVAPAKGVRLAQPYPLVVPILRAGLGMLEGMTRLLPTAEVGFLGMIRNESTLQAETYATRLPEDLSGRQVYVVDPMLATGGTLAAAIQFLFDRGADDVTALCLLAAPEGIAYMDEVFAGSGKPIRLVTAALDERLNEQGYIVPGLGDAGDRLYGVV from the coding sequence ATGGAAACCCTGGTCGTCGACCATCCTCTGGTGGCCCACAAGCTGACCGTGCTGCGGGACGCGAGCACGGACTCGCCCACTTTCCGGCGTCTCGCCGATGAGTTGGTGACCCTGCTGGCCTACGAGGCGACCAGGCACGTCCGCGTCACCGAGTGGTCGGTACAGACGCCCGTGGCCCCCGCCAAGGGCGTGCGGCTGGCACAGCCCTACCCGCTTGTGGTCCCGATCCTGCGCGCGGGACTGGGGATGCTGGAGGGCATGACCCGGCTACTGCCGACGGCCGAGGTCGGTTTCCTGGGAATGATCCGCAACGAGTCCACGCTGCAGGCGGAGACCTACGCCACCCGGCTGCCCGAAGACCTCTCCGGCCGTCAGGTCTACGTGGTCGACCCGATGCTGGCCACCGGCGGCACCCTCGCCGCTGCGATCCAGTTCCTCTTCGACCGGGGCGCCGACGACGTGACCGCGCTCTGCCTGCTGGCCGCCCCCGAGGGCATCGCCTACATGGACGAGGTCTTCGCAGGCAGCGGCAAGCCGATCCGCCTGGTGACCGCGGCCCTGGACGAGCGCCTGAACGAGCAGGGCTACATCGTCCCAGGGCTGGGCGACGCCGGAGACCGCCTCTACGGCGTCGTCTGA